The region TGGGCTTTTCAAGTTCAAAAATTGCGTCTCCCGATGCGCGAGTGTACCACGAGCCACCATTTCGCCCGACGTGGTCAATCAATTGCGGGTCAATTGCGCCGTTGTTCAGAATTGATTCGTCCACATGGAACATTAAAATCTCGCAAACGGCTAAATTCCCTGCTGATGGACCGTCGCCCATTCCAAACATTTGACGGAGCTTGCATTCCATCTGAAATGGGGATTCTTTCACTCTGAACGGTTTGATTAATTTCGATTCAATCGGAGTAAAGCCTGTCACCTCGAATTCGTTCACTTCGGGAGCGAATTCGGATGATGCCAGATTCATTTGCTCAAGCATATCGTATGTCACCGCTTGGATTACACATTCGCCATTTTCCATCAAATTATTATACGTGTCCTTTGTTTTGTTGGTTCTGCCGCTTCGAGATGGCGAAAACACTACAATTGGTGGATTGGAACTGAAAGCATTATAAAATGAAAAAGGCGATAAATTGGGGATTCCGTCATTAGACATTGTTGATACAAATGAAATCGGGCGTGGTGCTATTCCGCCTTGCATAAGCTTTTGGACATCAGGAATTGATAATTCTTTAGGATTAAATTGAAGCATTTTTTTCTCTTTATTTAATTAATTATTTATTTATTTTCTTTTTTGATAATATTGAATAATCGGAATTCGAATAAACAATTCTATTATTCAAAGTGCCGAGCATGTCAATTTTAAGCGAAATTTCGTCGTTGGGCTGCAACCACACAGGAGTGTAATTTTCGCCTGATTCTTTAGCAATTCTGGTGCGTGTGCCGTTTAGCTCCAAATAGCAGCCTGTTCCGACAGTTCCCGAGCCGATTACCTCGCCGGGACGTATCGCAACGCCGTAAGAGACTCGCTCAATTATTTCTGCAAAAGTCCAAGTCATATCGGCGGTGTTGCCCGATGAAATCAGCTCACCATTGTGATAGGCTTCCATTTTCAGATTATATTGATTGCCGAACGGGGTTGAAGTTTTATACTCTTCGAGTTCGTCCGGAGTGATGAGAAATGGTCCCAGCGTAGTCGCAAAATCCTTGCCCTTAGCCGGTCCGAGATTTAATTTCATTTCCTCCATTTGCAAAAGCCGCGCAGATAAATCATTCATAATTGTAAATCCTGCGATATAATTATCTGCCTCGCCGGAAGGGACATTTTTGCCGGTTTTGCCGATAACAGCCGCCCATTCGAGCTCAAAATCAAGCTTTTCGAGATGGTCCTTTTCTACCCAAATATCACCTTCGCCAAAGATTGCGTTATGATTGGTGAAGTAAAATATTGGGTATTCGTCGAATTCAGGAATCATTTCTACTCCGCGATTGCGGCGAGCCGATTCTACATGCTGACGAAAAGCATAAGCGTCGCGGCATGAGGGTGGATTGGGAATTGGGGAAATGAGCTTTACTAAATCTGTATCAGGATTTATGCCCAAACTAATAATTTTTTGCTCAATTTCACGAACAGTTTCCATTGCTTCATCGCCGGATTCGATAATTCCGAGAATCGTGTCAGGGATGCTTTTACCGATTATTTGTGATGCGGCAATTAAATTAAATATATGTCCTGAAATATTTATTCCGGGAATATAATTACCTTTTGAGTTTATGTAAGTTACTAATTTCATTATATCTTAAATTAATTATTAATATTATTTATCAAATCATTATAAGCGTGTTCGAAAACTTGACACGCATATTCGGTTTGTTCTTCGGTTCCGGTCGAAATTCTGACACAATTTGCCAACCCAAAAGGCTTGCAATTTCTTACGGAAACACCATGCTCGGAGGTATGCTTGCAAAAATCAGCTGCAAATTGTTCCGATTCCATAATTATCATCACAAAATTGGCGTATGGATTGGCATATTTAATTCCAAGTTTGTCGAATAATGCCAAAAACATTTTGAGGCTGATTGAATTAATCCTAATCGTTTCGGTTAAAAATTCGTCATCGCTCAGAGCGGCGACTGCGGCTTTTTGTGCCAAAAGACTCGGCTCGAAGGGTAATTTCACCTTGTACAAAGTGCTGATTAGCTCTTCGGGTCCGATTGCATAGCCCACTCTCAGTCCTGCCAAGCCATGCGTTTTTGATAAAGTTTGGAGAACGATTAAGTTTGGCAAATCATATTGCAAACCATTGACGTAGCCTTCGTGTTGAGCGGCATAGTAAGAATAGGCTTCGTCGAGCACAATCAAAATATTATCCGGTATCTGAGCCAAGAACCAATCTAATTCATCTTTCGGAATCATCGTCCCTGTCGGATTGTTCGGATTTGAGATGTAGATGATTCGTGTATTTGGGTGAATTCTCGTCAGGAGCTTCTCCAAATCATAGCCGTAATTCAGCAGTGGCACACGGTTTAGCTTTCGCCCGTTTTTATGCGTTTTGACATAAATCCCGGCGAAAGTTCCCCGCGAAGTCAAAACCCGCTCGTTGATGTCCGAAAAGGCATTGACGATGTGCGCCATGAGCGATTCGGAGCCATGTCCGCACACGATTTGATTCGGGTTTTTGTCAAACTTTGCGGCTAAAGCAGCCACCAAATCAGTGGAAGCGGGATCAGGGTAAAGCCCGATACCGCTCACTGAGTCCATAATCGCCTGAATCACTTTCGTCGAAGTCCCAATTGGGTTCTCGTTCGACGCAAGGCTGAAAACCATCTTCACGTCATGCTTAAAAGCTGCCTCGCGGCGTTGGTTGCCGGGCTTGTAAGGGTCAAGAGCCTTTATGTATTCAGGTATAATAAGTGACATTTCGCAATCATATTATTTTTCAATATATAAGTTACGAATTATCTGTGCAATTCTTTTATTCGACGTTTAATTTCTAAATTTACGCAATTGAATCCCCAGTCTATTTCACCACATTCAGTAGTTGGACATGCTTGTAGCCGTTTTGTTCGGAGACGAGCCAATAGCTGCCCGAAATGATATTCTCAGGTAAACGCAAAGATGTCGAGTACGAGCCTGATTCGACGAAATCGCTATAAAAAGGGCAAACTTCTCGTCCTGACAAATCGGACAGATACATTTTCAGATGCCCGGAAGTCGCAATTTCGTATTCGGCAACGAAGTCCGAGCCGTATGTAACCGGGTTCGGAAAAATCCGCTTGGGCTTCACTGATGGCGAATTAACTGAGGAAATTACTTTTGTGCCTCTTAATAGTTGTGAAGGCGATACAGTATAGAAATAAAGTATCTCAGAATCAAAATAAGCCTGAACATTTGATATCTGATTTGTTGATTTTATGTCACTATCAATTTGAAACTCAGGTTTAAACCAACTATTACCCTTATCTGTTGATTTACGAAACCCGAACCACGAACCCGAAATAATAATATGACTGTCATTATGAACTAGATAAGAAGATACTCTTTGTTTGGGCCAAATGGTTTTCGATGTAAATTCCCATGTTTTTCCATCGTCATAAGTTTTGCAGACTATGGTTGTATCCCTATCGTAAATAGTAACATAAATGTTACCGGCTCCAAAAGCTTCGTTCTCATCTAAATAATAAATATACTCAATATGTTTGGGAACTTCTAACAATTTCCAAAAACTACCTTCGAAATCTGTATGGTAAAAATAATTCATCGTATCCTTGTTAGGTGTTTTCTTAACTATTCGACGCATTATTATACTATTATCTTTTTGCAAAATTAAATCTGTAAGATTCCATTTATTAGTGATATAAGTAGGTACCGGAAAAGCTTGCCAACTTTTACAGCTATCTGACGATTTCATTATATGGTAGCTTGTACCCGCCATTTCTGACCATATCGATGTAGATGTAAGAGCCTTTTCCGGATCTAACATAATAAATGAATGATGCTTATAATCGTCAATTATTGGGTATTTTGTAAATGAATCGCCAAAGTCATCAGAGCGAATTATTTTACCATTACTTGTAACAATAATTATCGTTCCATTATTATTATATTTGCAATTTTCACCTCTATAATGAGGATAGTAAGCAGAATCGGAAGATTTGAAAGAGGTATCGGCATAAACTTTTGTCCACAAAAAACCACCATCAGTAGTCTTTTCAAGTATTATTCCTGTACCATTATCATCGGTTCTTAATAAGATGCAATTAATTTCATCCAAACAGGATAAACAACTTGGATTACTTGGAATATTTTTACCAAAAGCATAAGCATTTTCAATCTGATAAATTTCTTCTGAAAATAAATTATCAAATGGAAATAAAATCAATAAAAATAATAAATATTTCATAATGATTCCTCACAAATTGTGGGGTCAGAAGCTTGGCTATTTGAAATTCCTGTGAAGCCCACAAAAATTGCAGAAAATTGGGCAATTCTAACCATCTCAAGCCTCCGAATTAGGCGATTGCTTAAAGCGGCACTTTCGGGACTCAAACTGAACCTGATACTCGGCTTTCTGTACTTGTTAAGTACATGTGACAAATTCATAAAGACTCCTCAAAATTTCAAAAATAAAATTTCAAAAACTTCACATCTCTATATGTAAATAACAAATCAAAATGCGTTTTGTTACATTTTGATGCAATTATTTTTAAAATATTTTGCTTTTATTTTGTCTATTTTGCTTAGAGCTTGGTCAGCACTTGAAACTGCGTCGTTAAAAAAGTGAATGTGAATTATCAGCACAAATGAATTAATTCTCATAATAGACTTTTACTTTTTCCGAATTTAGCCTCGTTTTGAGCCAAGTCTCGATTTTTTCACGGTCCTTGTCCGGGAGTTTTTTCCCTTCCAAAGTTAACACTACTAAGTCAACTCTTTCGGGCTCGGGCTGTGATTCGATAAAAATATACGTTTCGGCATAGGAGCATTTCACCACCTGCGGATACATAATTTTTACTTCGTCCAAAATTTGACTCCCAAGATATTTTCTATCTTCGTAGCTCTGAATCTCGCGGTCTTTTTCCTTTACAATCAGATTCAATCTATTCATTTCAGCTTTCAAATCGTTTGCTTCGTTACTTTGTGTGGCAATCTCATCGAATGAGAAGCCTTGTTGATACTCAATTGTAGCTTCTTCAAGCGAGAAATCATTTGCTCTGTCACGGATTATAAGCTTCTGTTCATCCGACAAAGTGGCGCCGCCATAAATCAAGAGCAATTTCCTGTTACTTGCATCAATATCGTGCTTCAACAAGTAGCTTCCCTCCACAACGTTGATTCTCTTAACAAAGTCGTTAGCATTGCCGACAAACTTTTCCTTCTGAACGAGATTATATCCGAAATAGATGCTGGGAATCAAGACAATCGCAATGACAAGGGAAATTAGACGATTTACACGCTTTTTTTGGTCGGCATCAACCAAAGTTCTGATTGGGAATTGCAGAATTTGCGATATGACGACCGATGAAATGGCGATGAAAACAGTATTGATGGTGAATAAGTAAAATGCACCGAAAAAGAAGTTCCACTGCCCGGTAGCCAA is a window of Candidatus Kapaibacterium sp. DNA encoding:
- a CDS encoding fumarylacetoacetate hydrolase family protein, translating into MKLVTYINSKGNYIPGINISGHIFNLIAASQIIGKSIPDTILGIIESGDEAMETVREIEQKIISLGINPDTDLVKLISPIPNPPSCRDAYAFRQHVESARRNRGVEMIPEFDEYPIFYFTNHNAIFGEGDIWVEKDHLEKLDFELEWAAVIGKTGKNVPSGEADNYIAGFTIMNDLSARLLQMEEMKLNLGPAKGKDFATTLGPFLITPDELEEYKTSTPFGNQYNLKMEAYHNGELISSGNTADMTWTFAEIIERVSYGVAIRPGEVIGSGTVGTGCYLELNGTRTRIAKESGENYTPVWLQPNDEISLKIDMLGTLNNRIVYSNSDYSILSKKKINK
- a CDS encoding flavin reductase family protein, translated to MLQFNPKELSIPDVQKLMQGGIAPRPISFVSTMSNDGIPNLSPFSFYNAFSSNPPIVVFSPSRSGRTNKTKDTYNNLMENGECVIQAVTYDMLEQMNLASSEFAPEVNEFEVTGFTPIESKLIKPFRVKESPFQMECKLRQMFGMGDGPSAGNLAVCEILMFHVDESILNNGAIDPQLIDHVGRNGGSWYTRASGDAIFELEKPKHANPIGYSAIPEQIRNSFILSANDIGKLASCAAIPTKAFVDEYLSEIEVHDASMETFNRYASVGEYTEMLSIALHYHSIQAQNAKHMLELTAKIALSFNDTDCAWVALLIK
- a CDS encoding aminotransferase class I/II-fold pyridoxal phosphate-dependent enzyme translates to MSLIIPEYIKALDPYKPGNQRREAAFKHDVKMVFSLASNENPIGTSTKVIQAIMDSVSGIGLYPDPASTDLVAALAAKFDKNPNQIVCGHGSESLMAHIVNAFSDINERVLTSRGTFAGIYVKTHKNGRKLNRVPLLNYGYDLEKLLTRIHPNTRIIYISNPNNPTGTMIPKDELDWFLAQIPDNILIVLDEAYSYYAAQHEGYVNGLQYDLPNLIVLQTLSKTHGLAGLRVGYAIGPEELISTLYKVKLPFEPSLLAQKAAVAALSDDEFLTETIRINSISLKMFLALFDKLGIKYANPYANFVMIIMESEQFAADFCKHTSEHGVSVRNCKPFGLANCVRISTGTEEQTEYACQVFEHAYNDLINNINN
- a CDS encoding TIGR00341 family protein, whose translation is MIHFDLVHKIFSYINLESEVDDFDKIHESIEKDLNFKGTNLWILAFAIIIASVGLNMNSTAVIIGAMLISPLMGPINGMGYSIATYNMPLFRKAAKNFSFAVIASLIASTAYFAITPISTAHSELLARTSPSIYDVLIALFGGLAGIVAISSRQKGNVIPGVAIATALMPPLCTSGYGLATGQWNFFFGAFYLFTINTVFIAISSVVISQILQFPIRTLVDADQKKRVNRLISLVIAIVLIPSIYFGYNLVQKEKFVGNANDFVKRINVVEGSYLLKHDIDASNRKLLLIYGGATLSDEQKLIIRDRANDFSLEEATIEYQQGFSFDEIATQSNEANDLKAEMNRLNLIVKEKDREIQSYEDRKYLGSQILDEVKIMYPQVVKCSYAETYIFIESQPEPERVDLVVLTLEGKKLPDKDREKIETWLKTRLNSEKVKVYYEN